The genomic DNA gaagcgaccttcgtggtgcgcagatgtcgtgcatgcatggttaagaaattcgaatcgattcgtctgcatctcacagtttgggactgcttgatcactatgctacactgagtaagaatgaaacttgatgatgatgtaataTGATTTTCTTGTCgtaaattgcttggaaatctttgcttgtttagtatagctgctaacttagttggtaaatgaacttagatcTGGGAGCTAAAAGaattaaaatattgaaagtaaggacctactgtagtagcttttggcaaaacaaacctctcagtcaaaaagccttgcatgtctagaggttggtggagtagttcccatcggtcggttaagtcttgttgagcatagttgctctgCCTTGCTTGTGGaacatctttcaggtgaagttggaGTCCCTAAGTTTTCCACTTTTccgcttgtggcacttggcctccctagCTTCCGTCTGGGTGGACAGTCGAGTGAGATCTCTCTTCGAATGGTGAGGATAGGGACCAGTGATGTTAGGATCAGCCTCATCCATAATATCCGACCCGGTCGTTAGCTTCCGCTGATTTATCTTTTCTGCTGATTAAGAACTCCgtaaaattttgatttacgaATCAGTGTTGTATTCACCACGGCATTGATCACGCCACCACCGTCCGTCCGCCAGTTCCGACGGCAGCCAgccgcgggtggtggtggtccCCTCCATTACTCCCCGGCCTCAAAAGACGACAACCGCTTCCCGTGCCCGGCTGCCCCAGCGCGCGGCGAGAATCCCCACACCCCTCACGGCCACGGCCCAATATGGCCGCTTCATCCAGATCCATGAGACCGCTCCCCAAGCTCTCCCCCTCCCACCTCGTCCCCCTCGACCTCTCCACCTCCTGGTGCTGCACGCCCCACGGCCTCGGCGCCCACGCcccgtccgcctcctcccccgcccccgccgccgccgaccccatGGATCCCCCGcccaccggctcctcctcctcctacgcGACCCCGCCCCCGCCCTCGTACGCGCCGTCCTACCCCTCCAGCTACACCAAGTTCAACTCCGCCCTCAACGCGGGGCTGCTCAACCCCatgtccccgccgccgctgccgctcgacAAGACGCGCTCCAGCCCCACCCTCTTCGACATGATGGCCAACGAGCAGGACTACcacccccgcaccgccgccgccggcgtccactccatcccggccccgccgccccagCACCCGCACCACCAGCTCCAGCCCGCGCGCTCCATGGACCGCCAGGTCATGCTCCAGGACCGCATCGCCGACCTCATCGGCAGCTGCAGCCCAGGGAACCAGTTCAACGACGCCGactcctccgacgtccgccTCACCCTCACCTCCAAGGACGGCCTCTCCGTCACGCTCTGCGTCCACCGCCACATACTCGTCGCGCACAGCAGGTTCTTCGCCGCCAAGCTCTCCGACCGCTGGTCCAAGCAGCAGCGCACACTCCCGCACATCGTCGAGATCTCCGACTGCGACGACATCGAGGTCTACGCCGAGACGCTGCGCCTCATGTACTGCAAGGATCTCCGCCGCAGGCTCATGCGGGAGGATGTCAACAAGGTCCTTGGCATTCTAAAGGTACCACCACCTTCTCTGCTTTCCTCCTCTCTCTGTGTGTCTCAATTCCATGGGTTGGTGCTCCATTTTGGCTCATAACTGATCTATTTGTGCCTTTTACAGGTGTCCGCAGCCATTGTGTTCGATGCTGGGGTGCTATCTTGCTTGGAATATTTGGAGGCTGCGCCGTGGgctgaggatgatgatgagaagGTGGCGGCATTGTTGACGCAGCTGCACCTCGAGAACTCGGGGGCTGGAGAGGTGCTCAAGAGGGTGTCACTGGAATTGGCCCCTTCAGCAGTGGTTGAGGAGGCAGAGGTAGGAGGGAGTTGCAGTGGCGGTGGCACTGCTGGAGGTGGCGAGGAGGTGTTGCTGAGGCTGCTGCAGGTTGTCCTGGAAGGGAAGGACGAAAAGGCAAGGAGGGAGATGAAGGGGCTGGTGTCCAAAATGCTCAGAGAGAACAGCAATTCCCGTGGCGGAGCAATTGGTGGCGACCTCCGCAAGGAGTCACTCTATTCGGCGtgcaatggatgcttgtccttgCTGCTCGAGCAGTTTGTTAGAGCTGCAGGGGGTGATCATTCAGAGGTGTCGCAGATCGCCAGGCAAGCTGACAACCTGCATTGGATGCTCGACATCCTTGTTGAGCGCCAGATTGCTGAGGAGTTCTTGAGGACATGGGCAATGCAGACTGAGCTAGCAGAGATGCATCGCAAAGTGCCAGCAATACACCGCTATGAAGTGAGCCGAGTGACGGCAAGGCTCTTTGTCGGGGTTGGCAAGGGACAGATCTTGGTGTCGAAGGAGGCCCGTTGCCAGCTCTTGAGCACCTGGCTAGAGCCCTTCTATGAGGACTTTGGATGGATGCGGCGAGCATGCAAGGGGCTTGACCGGCATCTGATAGAGGACGGCCTGGCAAACACAATCCTGACACTGCCTCTGGCAACTCAGCAGGAGATCCTTCTCGCATGGTTCAATCGCTTCCTTAACTCTGGGGAGGACTGCCCAAACATTCAGAGAGGGTTTGAGGTGTGGTGGCGGCGTGCTTTCTGGAAAAGGAATGCTGAACCAGAGCAGCCAGCCCGTTTGAGGATCACCGCAATCTGTGAGAACTCTTGATGACATTGATTCAAATTTGACATGAAAGGCGGAGGATGTTGTGATATAAAGGTTGATTTTGTGTGATCTGTAGTAGTGTCTAACTGTTTCACTGGGTTCTTTGTTATGTTCGATTTTAGGCAATTTGCCAATTACACATGTTATGTTTGATCTTGTGCAAGCAATGTATACCAGGTCCAATGTACCGCTATGCTGCATCCATTTTGAATCAAAGTGATGCACAGTGGTCATTTGCTATCTATCATAAGCAACAACTGAAGGGTTCAAACACAGTAgaaattgttttagttttttcatCTCATAAAGGAGAGGTCTGCTCCCTGACTCATCTAATTGTTTACATGTGGCCAGTTTATTTTAGACCACCTTGTTTGCGTAATTTGGCCTTCTCCTTGCAATGTTTGTGCAATTTATAAGCCAAGAGGCCATGTTTCGCGCATGCTCTTCTCCCTGTCTCCTTATCTGATCACTAACCAAGCTGGCATGCCATGTGAGAATGTTGCTGTACGAAACAGGATTTGATGGATGTTTGCTTCGCCAAATTGTTATAGTATATTCTATCCCAATTAGCTTGATTTGTTGTACTTGTCAAGTTGGTGGTGGACCGGTGGTTGAGCCGCTATGCCTTTCTGCCTGCCCTTGAAAGAATCAGATGATCTTGCTAATTGTTTACAGGCCTGTAGGTGCTCCTGAGCTTACACTAATGCCTTTCGGCCACAGCATTGGTTGCACCTGTTTTATAAACTATGGCTGTCGAAGTGGTTAGCAATCAAGTAAGTGCCTTGGTTCTGTGCGTTTCACTCTTCCAGTATTCTGCTGCTTTTATACGTCCATTGTTGAGTACTTGAGTCTTCTTAAGATTCGGGTCACCTTTCCCCACTAGAATTGAACTGACAAATATAATCCTATAAGCATTATCCCACTTACTTTTTAAGGATAAAAGGACACGAGAAAGTTATTTTTCAGCTACTAATACGTACCTGTAGTTGTTGCCAACTACTCTACACTGTACTCTCTAGCTTTTGGTTGAGATGCATTCCATGGATCGGCTTGATGTCGTACCATCAGCTATACAGGTACATCTCCGCTGGTTCTTTCTCCTGGAGTTAAATGGATTTAGCAGCCTTATAAGGTGCATCtggggtctgttcgcttcagcttataagccggctgaaaagccgaaacggctgatttattgtgagaggaaaacactgtttgatggctgaaaagccagctgaataagctgaagcgaacaggcttcTGCTTTCTCTTCATGATGGCAGGTAGGTAGTAGGTTTGCTTTACGAAGTACTACACTGAACATGAGTAATTCGATTGTCCCTTATTGTGGTGGTCTCTGCCGTTATGAGATAGTTGAAAGAATGTAGGAGAAATGCAGGCCTTGAACAAGACCAAGACCTGTTTCGTTGAGACCTTAGTGAAGCAGCAGAGCGTGCAAATTGCAGTGTTTGGGCAGGATCAATCGAAGTCATTCAACTTGAAATTTGGAAACAGAACTTTATGAAGAACAAGTCCCTTGgcaaaagaaagggaaaaaaatctgGAACCGCTCGCCAGCCATGAGATAGGAGGGACATCTCGTTCTGCTCTCACCTGCTCTGCTAATCTGAATTTTGCAATGCTGGCTCTGCAACCATCGTTTGAGATGCCTTTTTTCTGCAGTCTGATACACTGTTTCTATGGTGGGGATGGATCGGTCGGATCGGACATTGTTCATCAGTTTTTATTCTCTGCAGTCCTATGAGTTTTACTGGGTTCTCGTTAGTTGCTTCAAACCACGGTATATACCAGTATATTCTTTGTTTCTTCTACCGGATACATAGATAGCACGGAGTATTCTGAAGAAGATTATTCACCTAACCAATTAGGATTTGATTAATCtccaattattttttctttaccgTTGTTTGAATTACATGTTTACATTGATTTATCTAGAAACCGCGTTGTACTATTGCTACTGCTCGCGTTCAGCTCTGGGCTTCGTTGGCGAATCTGTGTCATGACAGACTCTCGACTGATCACTGGCTTCAAGCAGATCAATGAAACGGTGAGGAGGTAAGTATGGGAGGGCCAGACGCGCATCACTGGCTGGCTTGCAGGCGGATCGAGTGGTGCTGTGGGCCAAAACCTCGAGAAAACAGGGAGATGCTCGACAAGAAAGGCCTTTTGGCGAGCAAGCTCATCACTGGCCCATCTGAGGCAGCTAAGATACTTTTCATGACCAAATCCAGTCCTCTGAAGATTAGGAACTGAGGGGCATGACAGACTCTCCTCGACTGATTTCTGAAACCACTCTGCCCGATTGGTGTGAGCTGCACGCTGGAGATGGGCCGAGCCCAGGATGTCAAACCAGATTACCAGATGGCTGAGGCTTTAGACCAGCCGATCAGAACTTCAGGTGTTCTAGTGTTACACACCTGATGCCTTAACTTTACCCTTTACAACTGCTGAGGTTCGAGTTCGACAGGCTTTTCTGTGCTTTATGCCCTGAGGATAATAATTTTGTGCATAAGTGCATtactgcttcttcttttttggctGGGACTGAAACTGTGTAGGATTTGTGCAGTTCCAATAGGCACCGATGACGCTTACCTTTAGATCACTTGGTAGGGAATTCGCAACTGATTTACGTTTATTTCAAAATATGCCTCCCATTCTCGTTTACCACTTTGTCCAATGTAAGTGTGGCTGTTTCCTTTCTGCTTATATCTTATCCCCACTATCCATCCACATGCTGTCTGTGCGCCCCTACAACAAAATTGATGCTAATTCCGTGTTTATGCTAATTCATGATCAGTACACATACAAAGTTCGAGGACATAGAAAAGCTGTCCGCAGCTTATCATGGTCTGTTTGCTCATGATTACTTGCGTCCTGAAATTTCTTTGTCCAATCTTTTCGGATTCCTGATTGGTAGTCAACTAGCCGCAGGCTCACAGAGGGCACTGATTGCTTGAAGAAAATTACAGTACCGTTCCCTTGCACTTTGCGCACAAGATGACAAGATACTTACCTGCCAAGACGCTTATTAATTTATTAGCTTACAGATTGATGCATTACCTGTAGGCAGCAAGCTTATCTTACTATTGGAGTAGCTTTGTTTAATTGTTTAGTTGTGTTGTGTTTCACCTCCCCTGGCTAAACCCTCCCTTCACAGCTACACCCATCTTGCTCTGATCCTGTCGCCCTCAGCCTCGGCATGTCGTCTCCTTTGATTATTAGCCCACATGTGCATGTCCTAACCAGAATCTCCGAATCGGCAGAAAGGCCCCAAAACAATATTTTAGCTGACAGTCAAGCAACAGGGAGAAAAATGTTGCGCAATGCAACTTGCCAAAAAGATCATCAGAGAGTAAAAAGATGACCGCGCGCTGCTTTTTACCTGCGCACAGAAGGTTTGGCTTTTGTTAGCAGTTACTTGAGCACAGAGACAGACGAGTCATGCGGTCAATGGTACTCTACAATCGCTGGGCCAGGGCCGACGTCAGATCGTCTCGTGTCAGGCCGCGAGAACAACTATTCGGCCCTGCGCGGTGACGTCGTCGTCTTTGCGGGGCGCCAAAACAAAAGGCTGCCGCTGCCACACACACGCACAGCGCATTATTGCCCGAGCGACGTGGGTAACCGGCGCCACGGCGCCAGGCCCCCATGCCGCGCGCTACCCCTGCCCGGCCGCCACGAATCCTGTGGCCGCCAGCCGCGCCGCGCCTGCTTCGACGGGCACCGCGCGTTCCCCTCTGCTCGATCGCTCACGCGCCCATCTTCCGCGCGCGCGGGGGCGCTCGGCGCCGATCGGGGGTTGGCGCGGCGTCTCGCTCCCCCGCTCCGTCAACTTGTCGAGCTCGTTTATCCGGCGGCGCACGGTACGGGGGAGGAGGCGAAAACGTGGGGCGCCCGGCCGTGCAAACCGGCAGGCCCTAACGTGGAGCGAGCTGCAGCACTCCTTTTGGCGCGGGATCGATCGATTCATCCTTCCCAGGCTTGTCTTGCTCATGGTCGCAACGGTgacaccaccgcctcctcttcAACCCCACACGCCTTTCACGCGCGCCGATCTCTTTCTGGCAGGCCACGAGCCGCGCGGGCAGATTAATCGATCGAGCCTGCATCTGTGGTCGAGTACCTGCATCTGTGGGACACATTGGAAGCAGTTCAACTACACGCGGAGCAGGAAGATGCAGTTCGATGGCGGTGGACAACTGACATACACAGCCAAGTCAGCGTATCAGATGCTCAACCAGGGGCGAACAAGTCTCCAGGGAGCAGATCTCATATGGAAGACATGGGCGCCGTTGCGTGTGAAGCTCTTCCTCTGGCTAGCATGTCGACGTCGCATCTGGACAGCAGACAGGAGAAGGCGCCGGGGACTAGAGGCGCACGACACCTGCTTCATGTGTGACCAATCCAATGAAACAGCAGATCACCTGCTGGTGTCCTGTCCGGTGGCAAAGGCAGTATGGTGGCTCACGTTCTCCTGGGCACAATGCCAATGCAGCTTCACTGGACCGGAGACGACGATCCAAGACTGGTGGGAGCATTTGATGTCTGTCCAACTGCCGAACAGACGCAAAGGAGCTTCCTCGTTGTTCATGTTGGTGGGATGGCATCTCTGCGTAATGCACGTCTCTTTGATGGACGCTCGACGAGTGCGGCAGGCATCCTAGTTAGGATCAAGCAGGATGCGGACCTATGGATTGCAGCCGGCGCGCGTAGATTAGGTCGTCTTTTTTTGAGTAATCCGCATGAGGAACAATTGCATGCTTGTAATCAAACAATTCCTTCCCCTTAATAAACAATGCGCAACTCTCCCGCGTATTCGGAAAAAGGAAAATCAATTGAGCCGTTTACCGGTTTCCGGAATGGTACTCGGCAAGGACGTACATCGAGCTAGAAAAGTGTTTGACAAAGCACTCAGGATTAACCGCGTGCGTGCGTACTTGGGCAGGACTCGATGGTATGGTACGCGTGTGACTATAGGTGAACTCAACACGATGGTGACTGTCTAGCTAGAGCTTAGTCGCCGCCGGCTCGTG from Setaria italica strain Yugu1 chromosome VII, Setaria_italica_v2.0, whole genome shotgun sequence includes the following:
- the LOC101759669 gene encoding BTB/POZ domain-containing protein At1g63850 gives rise to the protein MAASSRSMRPLPKLSPSHLVPLDLSTSWCCTPHGLGAHAPSASSPAPAAADPMDPPPTGSSSSYATPPPPSYAPSYPSSYTKFNSALNAGLLNPMSPPPLPLDKTRSSPTLFDMMANEQDYHPRTAAAGVHSIPAPPPQHPHHQLQPARSMDRQVMLQDRIADLIGSCSPGNQFNDADSSDVRLTLTSKDGLSVTLCVHRHILVAHSRFFAAKLSDRWSKQQRTLPHIVEISDCDDIEVYAETLRLMYCKDLRRRLMREDVNKVLGILKVSAAIVFDAGVLSCLEYLEAAPWAEDDDEKVAALLTQLHLENSGAGEVLKRVSLELAPSAVVEEAEVGGSCSGGGTAGGGEEVLLRLLQVVLEGKDEKARREMKGLVSKMLRENSNSRGGAIGGDLRKESLYSACNGCLSLLLEQFVRAAGGDHSEVSQIARQADNLHWMLDILVERQIAEEFLRTWAMQTELAEMHRKVPAIHRYEVSRVTARLFVGVGKGQILVSKEARCQLLSTWLEPFYEDFGWMRRACKGLDRHLIEDGLANTILTLPLATQQEILLAWFNRFLNSGEDCPNIQRGFEVWWRRAFWKRNAEPEQPARLRITAICENS